Genomic DNA from Entomoplasma freundtii:
TTTTGGGATATTCATTAGCAATTGTTATTAACTGAATTGCTAACATTTCCATTAATAAATTAGTTTCGGCATTTGGGTGGATAACGACTATCACCACTTGATTACTTGTTACTTGGAAATCAAAGGCATTAGCATCTTTTTGGTGGAAAGCATTTAATGCTCCCGAGATAATTCCACTTAATGCAGCACAAACAAGATCCGAACCATTTGGACCGGCCCCGGCATGACCTTGCATTGTTAATTTACGATAGGTTGTGTTTTGCTTGGTAATTTCAATTTTCACCATCACAATCACTTCCCTTCTCAATTACTGTTAAGTACACAAAATTACTCGCTAAAATTAACCAATAATTTCTTGAATTTTAACTTTAGTATATGGTTGACGGTGACCATAAACTTTGTTGACATTCTTTTTGGGATGGTAACGAACAACACGGATTTTCTTTTCTTTTCCTTGTTTTAAAATCACACCTGTTACTTTAGCTCCCGCAACAGTTGGGGTTCCAATTTTATCGTTGACCATCAAGACTTCATCAAAGGTAACAACATCATTTGCTTCACCTGGCAATAATTCCACAAAAATTTCTTGCCCTAGTTCTACTTTGATTTGTTTTCCTCCAGTTTTGATAATTGCAAACATTTTTTCCTCCAGTCTAGACTCGCCTAGAAATGTGGAACAAATTCTTGTTCACTTGGAAAACATTTCAAGAGCGGTTGAAACTTTAAGATTTCAACTATAATAGTTTACATTATTTTTGGCAAAAGACCAAGAAAAAATGCCGGTAAATCGGCATCATTTTCAAGTTGGTGTCCCTGAGCAGATTCAAACTGCTGACCTATAGCTTAGGAGGCTATTGCTCTATTCACTGAGCTACAGAGACAAAAAGTAATGGGTTTCTTTTGCCAAGAACCCACTTTTATTTAAACTTAGCCAATATTAAAAGAGGTCTAGAGTTGCCACCTGAGTTGCGAGTTCGGTTTCTTGACTATAAACTCCCTATAATTTTACCACTTGAGAGTCGTGAGCCCAATGGTCAAAAACTTTCGTGTTGTCTCAACTAAAACTCATATTTTTATTGAACTTAAAATCTCCCTTAATTGCTTGTTCGGGTCCGGCTCCAGAAAAGGCAAAGCCAATCCCAGCCATACTGGTAATAAAATTGGTTGAAGCATCGATAAGGCTAGCAAGACCCCCTAAAAGTACCCCACTCAAACTTCCACCATCAACTTCTTTAAGTTCGTTCGGTGCCATTTTGGTCAATCCCTTTGGTATAGTTTTGTCATTAATTTCAAACTTATTTTGCATTCATTCACCCCTAAGGGATTCGGTTTATTTTTGTTTTTCAACCATTAATTGGTAAATTTTATTTTTTGGTCAACCCGATTCTAAACTAATAATACTAGCAGCCGCTTTTAAAGAGTGGCCTTCGCTAGTTAGTTTTTGGGTTGCTTGAACAATCTCGTCAAGAGTTCAATTTTTTGACCAATTGGTTTCTTTAGAAACCAAAACCACAAACTCTCCTTTTAACACCATTTGGTCTGCTGCCACGTAGGCTGCCAACTCACTTATCGGTCCTTGGATAATTTCTTCATTGGTTTTAGTCAGTTCACGCGCAATCATTACCGAGGTAGTTGGTGGCAAGATTTCAGCTAAAAAGGCTATTGTTTCTTTGATACGGTGAACTGATTCATAAAAAACGATTATGGTCTTTTCTGGTAAGGTCATTAAGACATTAGTTAGTTCACGTTTTTTCGCTTCAAAACCACGACTTTTTAAAAAGCCATAGAAATAATGGTTGGGGCTTTCATAACCACTAGCGACCAAAGCGTGAATATAGGCGGGGCCGACATTCACTCCAGAAACATTAATCTGGTTTGGCAGGCGATGTAAAATCTCCCTAACAATCTTGGCTCCCGGATCAGAAATAATCGGCACTCCTGCATCACTAACTAGGGCCATAGATTGCCCTGTCGCAAGGATTTGTTGCAATTTATCAACCCGACTTTGCTCGTTAAATTTATGGCAAGAAATTAATTTATTTTGAATACCATAATGCTTTAGTAATTGTTCTGTCGTGCGGGTATCTTCACAAAAAATCCAATCGACTTCTTGGAGGATTGTTTGCGCACGAGGCGATAAATCAGCCAAATTACCGATTGGAGTTCCAACTAAATAAAGAGTAGGTTTTGAAGTTGTCGACTTAAAAGTTTTTTGACAACGAATCATAAGCACTTCATCTCATCTCTCTAATTTATTAAAGTTTTAATTATTTAACTTGTTTAATGACAATTTTGTAAGGTACTTTCACTTCTTTAACTTCGACTATGGTACCTTCATTGTGGCCCAGGATAGCTTTTGCTAATGGCGACTCATTAGATATTAACCCTTGAAAAGGATCTGCTTCTACAGCCCCAACAATTTTCACCACTTGGTCAATATCACTACCTCTTTTGTGATAGGTAATAGTTGAACCAATTTTGGCTTCTCCCTTTTTGCTACTACGAGTATCGATAATCTTGGCCTGAGAAATCATAGCCTCTACTTCTTTAATTCGGGCTTCAACTTCCGCTTGGCGATTTCTGGCAGCATCATAATCTGCATTTTCACTTAAATCACCTTGGTTACGGGCTTCAACTAATTCACGAATTACTTCGGGACGGACATCTTCAATCAAGTGTCTTAGCTCTTGTTTTTTTTCTTCGAGTCCTTCAATTGTCAAAATAATTTCTTTACTCATTTTTTAAACTTCCTTTTATAACTTAGTAATTATACATTAATAGTTGCTAAAAAGGCCAGCAAATGCTCGGTTGTGGCGCGATTTTTAACAATGCCATTAAGTTCTTCTGGAGTCGCTTTTGCCATCTCATAGATTGTCGGAAAACGTTTATAAAGTTCTTGGACTTTTTTAGGACCTAAACCGTTAATGTTCAAGAGAGGACTAGTCGCAAATTTTTGTTTTTGTTTTTGGTGTAGGCCCAATTTTGCAAAGGCATCCACACGAATTTGGATAGCGCTTAAGAAATTATAAAGAGGGGTATGGCGGTCTAAAGTAATGACCGTATCATTCGTCGTAATTAGTTGGTTAGTATTATGATGTTGGTCTTTTACTAACCCAATTACCGGCACTTTTTCTAAATCGAGACTGGCAAGAAGCCGGCGCGCAAAATGAACATGAGTCATGCCTCCATCAATAATAACCAAATCTGGGAGTGGTCCTTGCTTAACCAATGCGCTTTGGAAACGGCGATAAAGCATACTTTCTAAGCGATGAATATCATCAGGTATGGCAAGGTCAATATTATACTTTCGGAAGGCATTCCGATCCGGTTTTCCCTCTTTATAAACTACTTGGCTTCCCACCACTATTTTGTTGCCAAAATTGGCAATATCGTACATTTCTAGATGGTGAGGATAACGACTTAAGTTGGCAATCGTCTGCAATTCTTCAAGGACTTTTTGTTCTTGGTGGTGAACGGTTTGGGCATTTAAAAGGCCTTGGCGAAGGCTTTCGTTGGCATTGCTTTGAGCAAGTTGATATAGCCGCTGTTCGACCCTTGTAATCGGCGCAGTGGCAATTCTTTTGAAGGATGAATCAAGAAATTCAAAAGCTAAATCCTCTGGCAAAATTAATTGGTCAGGTAACATATTTCGTTTGTAAATTTGAGCTAAGTAACTCCCGACTAAATCTTCGATTTCTTGCTCATTATAGGCCATAAGAAATTCATCTTTCATTAATAACTTACCACCACGATAAAAGAGCAAGGTGATTGCTAGTAAATCTGAGGCTAGGGAAAACGCCAGGATATCCCGGTTAACTTTATCATGGAGTTCCACATGGTTCGTCTTTTCAGCAAGTTGCAAGGAACGGAGCAAATCTTTCATTCGTTGAGCTTCTTCAAATTGCAAATTATTTGCCGCTTGCTCCATTTTATTAGTTAAAAGTTCATGAACTTCACGGGTATTTCCTTTAAAAAACTGTGAAAGCGGTTTCAACTTCTCTTCATAATAGTTTCAAGGTACTTCTTTAAAGCACGCTCCAGAGCATTGACCAAGATGGTAATACAAACAAGGTTTGCCTAAATTTCCTTTACACCGGCGCAAAGGAAAAACCCTTTGTAAAGTTATTAATAGTTGGCGAGCCCCTGACCCAATTGGTAATGGTCCGTAGCTTTTTAAAGCTTTTTTGTCATAACGGCGAACATATTTATATTCAGGGTTTTTTTCATTAGTAACAATGATGTAGGGGTAAGCACGGTCATCATTTAATAAAACATTAAATTTAGGACGATACTTTTTAATTAAATTATCTTCAAGCAAAAGTGCTTCTTTTTCGTTAGTGACAACAAAATATTCTAAATCGGTAATTTCTTTTAGTAATCGCGTGGTTTTGAAATCATGGGTTTTGGTAAAGTAAGTTGTCACGCGTTTTCTTAAATCTTTGGCTTTTCCTACATAAATCACTTGCCCTTGGGCATTTTTGTAAATATAGCAGCCTGGTCGATGGGGAAGATTTTTTACTTTTTCTTGTAAAGACATATTTGTCGTTATTTTTGTTGTCATCTACTGAGCACCACCTTCATCAAAACATTTATTTGATTAGTTTAATCGAAGTTTATGAGGTTATGAGTTATTTTTTCATTCTGTCTCAGGGCCAGGAATATAGCGAATATCATATTGTGGTTCACCTTGTTGGCAAACGGCTGCTACCACATCTTCAATTTCATTATCAGTTAAATAAGCTCCTTGGGCGCGAATCATTTCTTTCGAACCAGGATAAACAAATAACATATCACCACGGCCAATTAGTTTCTCGGCTCCAGAAAAATCGATTATTGTGCGTGAGTCAATTGAAGAACTCACTGAAAAAGCAATTCGGGTTGGCACGTTAGTTTTGATTGTTCCGGTAAGAACATCGACACTTGGTCTTTGGGTGGCGAGAACTAAATGAATCCCAGCGGCACGTGCCATTTGGGCTAAGCGCATGATGGCCTCTTCAACAACCTTTCGCTCATCGCCAGCCATCAAATCAGCCAATTCATCAATAATCACCACAATAAATGGTAATTTTTTTTGGTCTGGTTTTAATTTGCGGTTATAACTTTCAATATTTCTTGCTCCAACCTTGGCGAATTTATCGTAGCGCTCTTCCATAACTTCCACTAATTCTTGTAAGGCATAAGCAGCTTCTTTTGGTCTATTGATGACTGGAGTTAAGATATGAGGAATTTGTGAATAAATCGCCAGTTCAACCCGTTTTGGATCAATCATTAAAAAGCGCACTTCATCGGGAGCAGTTCGCATCAATAAGGAAATAATCAAGGAATTAATCATCATTGATTTCCCTGACCCCGTTGAGCCAGCAATTAAAAGGTGAGGCATGCTTTCTAGGTTCGCAGTTAGCGGATCGCCCGACACCTTTTTACCCAAGACAAAAAGCAATTTATGGTGGGTTTTTGTTGGCGGAATGGTCGTAATAATTTCTTTTAAACTGACTTTCGTTAAAGCTTGGTTAGGGATTTCTAAACCAATCAAATTTTTTCCGGGAATTGGTGTTTCAAGACGAATTAACGTGGAAGCTAAAGCTAGTTTTAAGTCATTTTCTAAGGCTGTAAAAGCACTCACTTTAGTTCCAACGCCTGCTTGGATTTCAAACTTTGTCACGGAAGGACCAATCATCCATTTTACCACCTTGGCTTTTACACCAAATTGTTCAAAAACTTGGTCAATTTTTGTGGCATTTTCACGAGCCATTAAATCATTTTTTTGTTGGTTAGCAACTTGATTACCAATCTCTTGTAATAAATCTTGAGAGGGCAAGGTATAACGATTGCTTTTGAAGTTTATTTCGTGCTCTGCTTCTTTTAAAAGGTCAGACACATCAATAGTTTCTTCATTAACAGTGGCATATAAAGTTTTTAAAAAATCAACTTCATCGTCTTGGTTAAAGAAAATATTTGGTTCTTCCTTACGCTCAACCTCGCTTTGGTCTGAACTAACTCCTTGATGACCATGACCATGGCCAAAGCCAAAAGGGGTTATTTTAGTTTCTTCACTAAAAATTTCTCGCGCTTTTAGAGGGTCCAAGTCACCATATTGACCATGAATTGGCATAGGATTCAGAATAGCCTCTTCGCTAGACAAACCGTCAAAATTAGTCAAATCTTCCTTATCGATAATTGGTTTGATAGGTTGAGTGCTTTCTTGTTTGGCATGCATCTTGCTGAAAGGAATTTCAGATGATAATGATACCTTAGTAAAATCATTTTCTTTACTAGTGAGAGCTCGACGCGATTGGTAAATTAAGGGACTAGCGGCGGCTTGGTGGTTTTGCTTCGAAGGTTTCTCATTCTTCTTCAATTCCTGTGACTCATGCAGCATCTTTTCTTCAAGAGGCTCCTGCATTTGGTTTTGCCATTCCTTAGTCAGTTTTTCAAAATGAGGAAACGTTTTTGGACTAGTTTTTTGTGCCTCAGGACGTAAACGCCGTGGCTCAAAGATAGGAAATGAGCGGCTTTTATCAGTGGCAGGAGTCGACTTATCGAGAGTCGCAATGTCATCAGTTAGACTATTAAAAACTTGGGCTTCTTGGGCTACCTTTTGCAAATCGGCAATTTCATCATGAGTATTAAACTGATAAGAAGGCATTTTGATTGTCAAATCAGAATCAACGATTGCCTGATCAACGGCTTGATTATGATGAGCAGTGCTCTCGACCGAGATTTGGTTTGGTTTTGGAGTTTTGACTTTCTTTTTTAATTTATTGGGATTATTTTTAGCTTTTAAAGAAAGGATTCGTAACGCTTTTCCGCGGCGTTTATGTTTGGGCTTAAAAAGGTAAAAAACATCTCCAGTCAACACTCACACCATCAAAAGAAAAGTAACTATCGCAAAAACAGCAAAAGCCCCAGGGATACTCAAATAAGCAGTACTACTTGCAATAAAAGTACCTAATAATCCACCCCCAGCATATAAAGTCACATAACCACGAGCGCAAATTAAAAAATCCATTTTGTCAGTTTCGGCATACTGAGCTCCGAAAATGGAATTATCTAACCAATTAAATCAATAAATTTTAAAACTATCAGGAAAGAATGTTTTTGATCATAAGCCTTTGATTGTCGTGTCGTGAAACATGATACCTTGATCATAAATATAAGTAAACAGGATTAAACTTATCCCTCAACAAAGTAGGGCCGAACTACAAGCAATCATCGCTAAAAACCGCTTTTTGAATTTAAAACGAACTCCGAAATAAATTGCTAAATCAACTCCTAAAAGTAAGAGGTAAACAGGAAACTTGAATCAACCAAAAATTAAATTGAAAATCGCATCATCAAAAAACTGGCCAACAATTGTTAATCGCCCAGCAGAAAGCATAGTAAAGAAGAACAGCAGTAAACCGGCAATGAGTCACCCAATACTATCTTTTTGGTGTTGTTTTTTTAAGGTCGTGAAAACCATTGTTCTTTCCTCATTAAAATCGTGAGGAGCATAAATCTGGTTTCCTTCAAAAGTGTCAGTGGTGAATAAAGATTTTTTGGACATGTTTAGCTCTCCATTCCAGTGCTTATCTTAAAATTAATTTTATCATTTTCCCATTTTTGAAAAGGTAGTAATTCTTTCAAAAGAAAAATCCCAACACTTTAAAAGCTTGGGATTTTTGGTTATTTTGAGGCTTGTCAATCACCATCGATAACAGTTTTATACTCACCATTAGCATCGGGATACATAGCCTTATAGGCTTTTTTGCCATTCTCTCACTCACTACGTTTTGCTTTGAAAGTAGTTTGGTCTCATAATTGACTAGTCATTTCAACACCGATAAAACGATATAGGGCTTGACCTGATGAGAAAGTGGAACGACTAAATGGGTTAACATAACTTAAGAAAGCTACATCATCTAAAAATTCAATTTGTAAAGGCAACATCAAGATTGATTCCATGATTGCATAGTTTTCAACCTTAGCAAAGCCTTCGTAACGAGGTTTTTGTTCTGCTTGATGTAGGTCAATCTTATTAGATTCATCCATAAAAAGCGAGACACGGTTTAGCAAATCATCAAAAGCTTTTGATGTGTTGTCAATCGCCTGATTATCACCAGGTTCTTGATTGGTATTACTTGGGAAGTTCTTAGATTTTAGTCCAGTTTGGGCATTTAAATCACCATCCATAAATAATGTATGTAAAAAACCAAAAGGATCACTATAGTCTGGTACTCACCCGGTAATTACCATCGAATACTCACCACTTTGTTGTTGTTGGACAAAATCAGAAGCATCAGTAGTTTCACGGGGTACTATTTGAATTAAATCATTGCCACCAATATCCTCGAAAGAATGAATAGCATTTTTAATATAGTTATTGATTCCTGTTGAGTTGGCCCCATTGATTAATCATGGCAATTGGACTTTACCAGTAACACCAACTTCTTTTAAGTCATCTCTAGCTTGCTCTTTCAATAACTTGAATTTTGCATTATTTGCAGACTCGCTATAGTTTCCAATTAGATTGACATATTTACTTACGCGTTCCGGTGACTTAATAGGAGCCACAGTCCCTTCTTTAGTAGTAAAACGATCTCCATCAATGAAAGATAGCAAACCTAACAAGTCATTATTAAAGTAAGGGTCACGCCCATCATCAAGAGGATGAGAATCATCTTTTTGGACACCAAAACTATTCGATCATTGGTTAATTTGGTCATCACTAATTGGAATATCATTTTGTATTAAGGTATCAATTAGTCAACCAATTTGGTTGTTGCCAACTATTTTATTATCTTTATCTACTTGTAAAAATTCATCTTGCAGATAACGAGCATAATCTTTACCCTCTTTGTCAGTGGCTACGTTCTTTGAAGTTCAAGTATTTCGTAAGTTATGAGAAGTTCTTGAGCCCCCATCCATCGCACGAGAGTAGAAAGAAGAAACTTCCGAACGATTTAAACTAAAACGAATTAGGTTTCGCACTGAACGTTGTGCCAAAGCTTTATTTCGTCTATCAAGTTCATCTTGTCCATCAGGAAATTTACTTTTTGTTGCTCCATAGTTAAAGAAAAGACCATAGGTATTAGCTTGGGGACGACTAACTTTATTTAGTCCACTAAAACGTGGTTTATCATAATTGTCACCAACATATTTTTTTCAACCATAAGCATCATTGGAACTAATTGCTACTTCACTTAAGTCACCACTTTCAAAAAAGAAACGTTGACGAGAAGTAGATACATTCCCTACATAAGAATACTTTAGTTTCTCAATCTTAACATTTGCTTTATTATAGTAATTTTGACTTTTCACTAATTCGATATTTTGGGTTGGGTTATAAGTGTTAACAACATAAGCTCCAGAATACCAAATATTTTGGTAACCCATTGTTTTACCTATTGGTAAACCATAACTAATTCCTGATTTTGTGGTACTTCCATAATTAATAGCCACATCTGGTAATGGGGCAAATGAAAGGAAGGCTGCCATTGATTCAAAATAAGGAGCTGGTTTTAGAAGGTGGTAATGTAAATTAAAGCCTTCACTAGACTCATCACTTCCACTAATAATTTTGCCTTCGTTAAAGGATTTTTTAGCTAGTGAATCAACCCCATTTTCATCAAAAGTTGACAAACCATTTAGGGCTAAATCACGTGCCGCTTTAGGGTCATCAGGATAAAGATTAAAAGCTAAAATCGCGCGGTCAATATAGTTATTCGTCAAAACTGTATTCTCTTTAGTATCACGCTTTGTAAAACGAACATCATAAAGGTCGTTGTCCTTATCACGAATGTTTTCTATGAATGTTACTAATTGTCCACCGTTATAGATAATTTGTTGCCAAACCCCTCCAGCTTGGGAAGCATTATTTGGGTTAAAAATAAAACGGAAAGTATTGAAAAAGTCTGAAGGCTTAATCGCTTTTTCTTTAATTTGGTTTTTACCTTCTAAACGTGTTCAATAAGCAGCATTTTTTCCTTGGCGAATATGGAAGGATCATGATGTCATATTATCTTTATGTTCTCAAGCATCAGCCAATGCCCCTTCAAAGTTATTGTAGTGGTCAGTAGCTAATAATGAATCTTGAAGATTAGTTAAAATCATGGAGTCAGTATTTTGCATAGTAGAAGCTGAAGACCAAGTTGTCATTGGCATCTTATAAGCACCACGATAAACTTGAGGGTCAACTTTTCGAGCTAGAAGTTTGGTAAAGGTAATTGGGCCACAAGAAACAACACTACTAGCAGCAGTGGTAATTAAGGCTAAGGCTAATAAGCCACTAAGATACTTTTTCATGTTGATCCTTTCTAATTTTCGAAGCTAAAATTTGACGATATTTTTTGACTTCCCGTTGGTTTCCATAAACATAATGGTTTGGTCCGACCTCGACCCATTCTGGAAAGTCAATTAGGTAATCTTGGTGCTCAATTTCTGGTTGATATTTAAAAGGAATTTTCGCTTTTTCCAATTTTGGATCAGGTAAAGGGATGGCACTCAAGAGTGATTTGGTATAAGGGTGAAGTGGATTATCAAAGAGTTCATTTGCTTCAGCTAACTCAACAATATCTCCACGATAAATAACTGCGATTCGGTTGGCAACAAACTTTACAATTGAAAGATCATGCGCAATAAAGATATAAGTCAAGTCAAATTCTTTTTGAAATTTGGCTAATAAGTTCATTACTTGCGCTCTGATGGATACGTCTAAAGCTGAAATTGGTTCATCGGCGACAATAAAACTTGGTCGCATTACTAGGGCTCGAGCAATTCCAATCCTTTGACGTTGACCTCCCGAGAATTCGTGAGGATAACGGGAAAGATGCTCTGGAAGCATTCCGATTGTCGTTAGTAATTGCAAAATCAAGAAATGTTTGACATCTTTTGGTTGTACTTTGTCCAAGGTTAATTGGTGTTCAGCATTATGATTATCGTTATACCAATCAAGGTAAGTTTGACAAGTTTCGGGATTCTTATAAAGTTCTGGAAAGTTATCTAAACCTTCTGCAATAATACCTTCAATCGCCATACGGTCATTTAATGAAGAACCAGGATCTTGGAAAATCATTTGCATTTTTTTCTTCAACTCACGAGTTTCCTCTTTAGTGGGATCCTTAAATGTTTCAGTAGCTTTGATTTGGGACACAAAGTCCTCTTTGCCAGTTTCTAAAACCTTTTCGTAACGTTTGTTTTCTAAATTTTCAGTCTCTTTAAAGTGTTTTGCTCTTGTCAAACGTTGTTTAATTTCGTTAGCAAAGGGTTGTTTTTGTTTTATTGGGGCCACTAGGTAAAGAGCCACTATTTGTTCTTCTAGGGCAGTTTCTAAAAGTGGACTAATTGATTTATGGTTCGCAATTACTTGTTCTAAATGACGACCCATCACTTCAAAGTATTGAATAACTGATTTATGCTTACCGCTAAGTACTTGTTGACGAATATCATTCATTAAATCGACGATAATATAGATTTCGTTTTCCAGGTCTTTTACTTGTTGAATTAAACCTAGAACTTTTTTTTGACTTTCGTTAATTTCGGTTTCCAAAGTTAAAGAAACAGTTGTGAAATTAGAAATAGCAGTCGAGAATTTTAAAGCCTTATTTTCCAAACGAATAATTTTTAATAAATGTTTTAGGTTGTCTCGGATGGCCTCGGTAACAATTGTTAAATTAGCATCCTTCTTACTACGAATTAGTTTTGTGTCTTTTAGGTTGGTCCCTTCAGCAATAAGCCGTGATTGACCATCGGGATAAGCACGTAGTTCACGAGTTTTAAAATCGTAATATTTCGATTGAGTATATTTGTAAAAGACACGCTTAAATTCGTTAAGGTAATCATTTAGGCAATTGGTGGTAGTACTTTGGTTTTTAACCATTGTTTGTAAATGTCTTAAAAGTTTTAAATTTATTTTGTGTAAGTCCGGTGCTTCCCCATAAATTAGGCGTTCATTAAAGTAAACGGCCCCTTTATTAACGGGTTGGATCCCCATGACAGCACGACCAATAGTTGTTTTACCAGACCCAGATTCACCGACTAAACCAAATGTTTCACCACGATAAACATCAAAAGTAACGCCCTTAACGGCTTTAACTTTTTTCTTACCAGACCCAAATTCAATTACCAAGTCACGGACTTTCAGTGTAATGTCACGAGCTAACTCAGTGTCATGTTGGTTTTGTAAACCGTTTTTTTGTGATTGTGACATTAAACTTCACCTCCTACTTGGGCAGCTTCAACGGCCGCGCTTAAAGAATTTAATTCTTTCGGACGCTTAACTTTTGGTGCCCGAGGGTCCAAGAGCCAAGTTTTAGCTGAGTGAGTTGGCGAAACTTCAAAAAACGGTGGTTCAAATTTGTAATCGACCGCTAAGGCATATTGGTTACGAGGAGCAAAAGCATCTCCAATGATTTCATTAAATAATGAAGGTGGTGAACCAGGAATTGAGTAAAGTTCTTGACCTTTTTCTCCTAATTGAGGAAGTGATGATAATAAAGCTCAAGTATAAGGGTGTTGAGCATTAAAGAAAACTTCTTCTGTTTCTCCATACTCAATAATTTGACCAGCGTAGACAACCGCCACACGGTCAGCAATATTGGCAACAACTCCTAAATCAT
This window encodes:
- a CDS encoding ribosomal-processing cysteine protease Prp, producing MVKIEITKQNTTYRKLTMQGHAGAGPNGSDLVCAALSGIISGALNAFHQKDANAFDFQVTSNQVVIVVIHPNAETNLLMEMLAIQLITIANEYPKNVKIKEVG
- the rplU gene encoding 50S ribosomal protein L21 gives rise to the protein MFAIIKTGGKQIKVELGQEIFVELLPGEANDVVTFDEVLMVNDKIGTPTVAGAKVTGVILKQGKEKKIRVVRYHPKKNVNKVYGHRQPYTKVKIQEIIG
- the rsmI gene encoding 16S rRNA (cytidine(1402)-2'-O)-methyltransferase; the encoded protein is MIRCQKTFKSTTSKPTLYLVGTPIGNLADLSPRAQTILQEVDWIFCEDTRTTEQLLKHYGIQNKLISCHKFNEQSRVDKLQQILATGQSMALVSDAGVPIISDPGAKIVREILHRLPNQINVSGVNVGPAYIHALVASGYESPNHYFYGFLKSRGFEAKKRELTNVLMTLPEKTIIVFYESVHRIKETIAFLAEILPPTTSVMIARELTKTNEEIIQGPISELAAYVAADQMVLKGEFVVLVSKETNWSKNWTLDEIVQATQKLTSEGHSLKAAASIISLESGWPKNKIYQLMVEKQK
- the greA gene encoding transcription elongation factor GreA gives rise to the protein MSKEIILTIEGLEEKKQELRHLIEDVRPEVIRELVEARNQGDLSENADYDAARNRQAEVEARIKEVEAMISQAKIIDTRSSKKGEAKIGSTITYHKRGSDIDQVVKIVGAVEADPFQGLISNESPLAKAILGHNEGTIVEVKEVKVPYKIVIKQVK
- the uvrC gene encoding excinuclease ABC subunit UvrC, whose translation is MTTKITTNMSLQEKVKNLPHRPGCYIYKNAQGQVIYVGKAKDLRKRVTTYFTKTHDFKTTRLLKEITDLEYFVVTNEKEALLLEDNLIKKYRPKFNVLLNDDRAYPYIIVTNEKNPEYKYVRRYDKKALKSYGPLPIGSGARQLLITLQRVFPLRRCKGNLGKPCLYYHLGQCSGACFKEVPWNYYEEKLKPLSQFFKGNTREVHELLTNKMEQAANNLQFEEAQRMKDLLRSLQLAEKTNHVELHDKVNRDILAFSLASDLLAITLLFYRGGKLLMKDEFLMAYNEQEIEDLVGSYLAQIYKRNMLPDQLILPEDLAFEFLDSSFKRIATAPITRVEQRLYQLAQSNANESLRQGLLNAQTVHHQEQKVLEELQTIANLSRYPHHLEMYDIANFGNKIVVGSQVVYKEGKPDRNAFRKYNIDLAIPDDIHRLESMLYRRFQSALVKQGPLPDLVIIDGGMTHVHFARRLLASLDLEKVPVIGLVKDQHHNTNQLITTNDTVITLDRHTPLYNFLSAIQIRVDAFAKLGLHQKQKQKFATSPLLNINGLGPKKVQELYKRFPTIYEMAKATPEELNGIVKNRATTEHLLAFLATINV
- a CDS encoding DNA translocase FtsK is translated as MSKKSLFTTDTFEGNQIYAPHDFNEERTMVFTTLKKQHQKDSIGWLIAGLLLFFFTMLSAGRLTIVGQFFDDAIFNLIFGWFKFPVYLLLLGVDLAIYFGVRFKFKKRFLAMIACSSALLCWGISLILFTYIYDQGIMFHDTTIKGLWSKTFFPDSFKIYWFNWLDNSIFGAQYAETDKMDFLICARGYVTLYAGGGLLGTFIASSTAYLSIPGAFAVFAIVTFLLMVWVLTGDVFYLFKPKHKRRGKALRILSLKAKNNPNKLKKKVKTPKPNQISVESTAHHNQAVDQAIVDSDLTIKMPSYQFNTHDEIADLQKVAQEAQVFNSLTDDIATLDKSTPATDKSRSFPIFEPRRLRPEAQKTSPKTFPHFEKLTKEWQNQMQEPLEEKMLHESQELKKNEKPSKQNHQAAASPLIYQSRRALTSKENDFTKVSLSSEIPFSKMHAKQESTQPIKPIIDKEDLTNFDGLSSEEAILNPMPIHGQYGDLDPLKAREIFSEETKITPFGFGHGHGHQGVSSDQSEVERKEEPNIFFNQDDEVDFLKTLYATVNEETIDVSDLLKEAEHEINFKSNRYTLPSQDLLQEIGNQVANQQKNDLMARENATKIDQVFEQFGVKAKVVKWMIGPSVTKFEIQAGVGTKVSAFTALENDLKLALASTLIRLETPIPGKNLIGLEIPNQALTKVSLKEIITTIPPTKTHHKLLFVLGKKVSGDPLTANLESMPHLLIAGSTGSGKSMMINSLIISLLMRTAPDEVRFLMIDPKRVELAIYSQIPHILTPVINRPKEAAYALQELVEVMEERYDKFAKVGARNIESYNRKLKPDQKKLPFIVVIIDELADLMAGDERKVVEEAIMRLAQMARAAGIHLVLATQRPSVDVLTGTIKTNVPTRIAFSVSSSIDSRTIIDFSGAEKLIGRGDMLFVYPGSKEMIRAQGAYLTDNEIEDVVAAVCQQGEPQYDIRYIPGPETEWKNNS